One window from the genome of [Clostridium] celerecrescens 18A encodes:
- the dcd gene encoding dCTP deaminase, translating into MILSDKTILRMLEDKTLTISPMEKHQIQPASVDIRLGNTFCVVEDTSNGIISLNDEIRYKTIETDRYLLLPGQFVLATTMEYFSLPDDLTAFVEGRSSLGRLGLFIQNAGWVDPGFKGEITLELFNANRCAIELCSGRRVGQLVFAQLDDHALNPYNGKYQGQKGATASKVFMDMDS; encoded by the coding sequence ATGATTTTATCTGATAAAACAATTCTTCGGATGCTGGAGGATAAAACGCTGACGATATCACCTATGGAAAAGCACCAGATACAGCCTGCAAGCGTAGACATCAGACTTGGGAATACGTTTTGTGTCGTGGAGGATACAAGCAATGGGATTATTTCCTTAAATGATGAGATACGGTATAAGACCATTGAAACGGATCGGTATCTGCTTCTGCCCGGACAGTTTGTACTTGCTACCACCATGGAATATTTCTCTTTGCCAGATGATCTGACGGCCTTTGTGGAGGGCCGCAGTTCCTTGGGAAGACTGGGGCTGTTCATTCAAAATGCAGGCTGGGTGGATCCGGGATTTAAAGGCGAAATCACGTTAGAGCTTTTTAACGCAAACAGATGTGCGATCGAGCTATGTTCAGGCCGACGTGTCGGACAGCTTGTTTTTGCACAATTAGATGATCATGCCTTAAATCCATACAACGGAAAATATCAGGGGCAAAAGGGTGCAACGGCTTCTAAGGTTTTTATGGATATGGATTCGTAA
- a CDS encoding AI-2E family transporter produces the protein MIVILHSLETYVLNPKLMSAKTKIPVFLVFIILMVSEHYIGVWGLLFGIPLFMFFLDILDIKVGSNSR, from the coding sequence ATGATTGTAATTCTCCATTCTTTGGAAACCTATGTGTTGAACCCAAAATTAATGTCTGCAAAAACAAAGATCCCCGTATTTTTAGTATTTATTATTCTAATGGTGAGCGAACATTATATTGGAGTCTGGGGTCTGCTTTTTGGCATTCCGCTGTTCATGTTTTTCCTGGATATTTTGGATATTAAGGTAGGGTCAAATAGTCGGTAG
- a CDS encoding MFS transporter: MNVSITNWKRNFYTIWAGQAFSQFSSSVLQFAIVWHLTDKTGSALVLSAAMMMGFLPQGILGPFIGVFIDRYNRKMIMAVSDLFIAAASFIMVIAGQMGVLSTELILLVLLIRSIGSAFHTPCLQAVTPQIVPEDQLTRCSGYSQALESVSQLFSPALAAVLYQSWSLSSIIFLDVIGALIAVFMLVISVIPELNHNEKIGKIHILKEAKEGFKILRTKKGMLGLVLIGTLYTLAMMPTSALFPLMSMSYFHGTSTNASVVEIVFSIGLLIGSLILGRWGGTKNRIYTIIGSFLLMSFSLFVSGFLPRDSFILFAVCSWLMGISGPFYWGMYTPLLQSNFEAKYLGRVISLSSSIRLISGPIGLSASGVFAERYGVEKWFLIAGALVLFASFLCLAIPSIRNCDAKQNDNK, from the coding sequence ATGAACGTATCTATAACAAATTGGAAACGAAACTTTTATACCATATGGGCAGGCCAGGCATTTTCTCAATTTTCAAGTTCTGTCCTACAGTTTGCGATTGTATGGCATTTGACAGATAAAACCGGTTCCGCTTTGGTTTTATCTGCTGCAATGATGATGGGATTTCTGCCGCAAGGAATCTTAGGTCCTTTCATAGGTGTGTTCATTGACCGCTATAACAGAAAGATGATTATGGCAGTTTCAGATTTATTCATTGCTGCGGCCAGCTTTATCATGGTTATTGCTGGACAGATGGGCGTTTTATCCACGGAGCTGATTTTATTGGTTTTGCTGATTCGATCCATAGGATCTGCCTTTCATACACCTTGCCTACAGGCTGTGACGCCTCAGATTGTACCGGAAGATCAACTAACACGATGCTCCGGATATTCACAGGCTCTGGAATCTGTTTCTCAATTATTCAGCCCTGCGTTAGCGGCTGTTCTCTATCAGTCATGGAGCTTAAGCAGCATCATCTTTCTTGATGTCATTGGAGCGTTAATTGCAGTATTCATGCTTGTGATATCAGTAATCCCGGAATTAAATCATAATGAAAAAATAGGAAAGATACATATTTTAAAAGAGGCAAAAGAAGGATTTAAAATACTTCGTACCAAAAAAGGAATGCTGGGCCTGGTTTTAATAGGTACTCTTTATACCCTGGCAATGATGCCGACCAGTGCACTGTTTCCTCTGATGAGTATGTCATATTTTCATGGTACCAGCACAAATGCAAGTGTTGTTGAAATTGTATTTTCCATTGGCCTGCTGATTGGATCTTTGATATTGGGCCGATGGGGAGGAACTAAAAATAGAATTTATACCATAATCGGTTCTTTTCTGTTAATGAGTTTTAGTTTGTTTGTATCTGGATTCTTGCCGCGTGACAGTTTTATATTATTTGCTGTATGCTCCTGGTTAATGGGAATATCCGGCCCATTTTATTGGGGAATGTATACACCATTGCTGCAAAGTAACTTTGAAGCGAAATATTTAGGGCGGGTAATATCATTATCAAGCAGTATCCGGTTAATAAGCGGCCCAATAGGGCTTTCTGCTTCCGGAGTTTTTGCAGAAAGATATGGGGTGGAGAAGTGGTTCCTAATTGCAGGAGCACTTGTCTTATTTGCCTCATTTTTATGTCTTGCCATACCTTCCATAAGAAATTGTGATGCTAAACAAAATGATAATAAATAG
- a CDS encoding ArsR/SmtB family transcription factor, translating to MDKHEKTAKIFKAFCDEQRLAILELLQDGEKCACELLEKLDITQSTLSHHMKILCDSGIVAGRKDGKWMHYSISESGTEHVKKLIKEITMVSPNKTNSCC from the coding sequence ATGGATAAACACGAGAAAACTGCTAAAATATTCAAAGCGTTCTGTGATGAACAAAGACTTGCAATATTAGAGTTACTACAGGACGGAGAAAAGTGCGCCTGCGAATTGCTGGAAAAGCTGGATATTACCCAGTCAACCTTGTCCCACCATATGAAAATTCTTTGTGATTCCGGGATAGTGGCAGGGCGTAAGGATGGGAAATGGATGCATTATTCAATCAGTGAGTCCGGGACAGAACATGTGAAAAAGCTTATAAAAGAAATTACAATGGTGAGCCCCAATAAGACAAATAGTTGTTGTTAA
- the eam gene encoding glutamate 2,3-aminomutase, with protein sequence MGKSKKQQVSIERAEELKGRIEDFLEARKRIPKGMDLEEEFMKRKTRILEVLDATEENWNDYQWQLTHRVTDVETLSKIISLSETEKMRIKKVEKKFRWAVSPYYLSLADPDDRYDPIRLLSIPTYKELDDSCMDLDPMGEEFTNPAGCITRRYPDRLIMNVTNECAMYCRHCQRRRNIGEEDVHRSRSMILESIDYIRENEEIRDVLITGGDALCLSDEYLEWIIKQLKEIPHVDYIRLGTRCLVTMPQRITDQLCSMLKKYHPIYINTHFNHPIEVTKESKAACEKLADSGIVLGNQAVLLNGINNDKYIMRVLNHELLKCRVRPYYIFHAKHVRGTAHFNTSIEDGIEIMEYLRGYTSGMAIPTFIVNAPKGLGKTPIFPNYIVSRGPGYVQLRTWEGSIVKYEDHETKDIRDYIES encoded by the coding sequence ATGGGAAAAAGCAAAAAACAACAGGTATCAATTGAAAGAGCAGAAGAATTAAAGGGGCGAATCGAAGATTTTTTAGAGGCACGCAAGAGAATTCCAAAAGGAATGGATTTAGAGGAAGAATTCATGAAAAGGAAAACCAGAATATTAGAGGTACTGGATGCTACAGAAGAAAATTGGAATGATTATCAATGGCAGTTAACTCATAGGGTAACGGATGTTGAAACTTTAAGTAAAATCATTTCCTTAAGTGAAACAGAAAAAATGCGCATTAAAAAAGTCGAGAAAAAATTCAGATGGGCGGTTTCTCCCTATTATTTAAGTCTGGCAGATCCAGATGACAGATATGATCCTATTCGGTTATTATCGATTCCAACCTATAAAGAATTGGATGACTCCTGCATGGATCTTGATCCTATGGGAGAAGAATTTACAAATCCGGCAGGCTGCATTACAAGACGATATCCAGACCGGTTAATTATGAATGTGACCAATGAATGCGCCATGTACTGCAGGCACTGTCAGAGAAGAAGAAATATTGGGGAGGAAGACGTTCACCGGTCCCGCAGCATGATCCTGGAGTCCATTGATTATATAAGAGAAAATGAAGAAATCAGGGATGTGCTGATCACCGGCGGGGATGCCCTGTGCCTTTCTGATGAGTACCTTGAGTGGATAATAAAGCAGTTGAAAGAGATCCCTCATGTTGATTATATCCGCCTGGGAACCAGATGCCTGGTAACCATGCCTCAAAGGATTACAGATCAATTATGCTCCATGCTGAAAAAATATCATCCGATCTACATAAACACTCATTTTAATCATCCCATAGAAGTTACAAAAGAGTCAAAAGCGGCATGTGAAAAACTGGCAGATTCCGGGATCGTTCTGGGAAATCAGGCCGTACTGTTAAATGGAATTAACAATGATAAGTACATCATGAGGGTGCTCAACCATGAGCTGCTCAAATGCAGGGTAAGACCATATTACATCTTTCATGCAAAGCATGTCCGGGGAACCGCTCATTTTAATACATCCATTGAAGACGGCATAGAGATCATGGAATATTTACGAGGCTACACTTCTGGTATGGCAATTCCTACATTTATAGTTAACGCACCCAAGGGATTGGGAAAGACTCCTATCTTTCCTAATTACATTGTATCCCGGGGACCAGGCTATGTTCAATTGAGAACCTGGGAAGGAAGTATCGTTAAATACGAAGACCATGAAACAAAGGATATCCGGGATTATATTGAATCCTGA
- a CDS encoding polysaccharide lyase family 8 super-sandwich domain-containing protein, which produces MKQKIRNKWKRVTSMCLAIQMIMTVPSAGQTLPVITGSELLNTRHYAASINPTVGGGSLSLSKSNDTTLAWNTMNEELIPGTTMFWEGGNQFRGAEITTELSMKSLSETYGVQGVKLGNEVHGVKSWFLFGGEILCAGAGLMAQTGSSGQLITVVDNIPVTKDTKLALTNPNNGYRNVLAASTNQWSSLVNTPTKGVHTQRNWLSASDLNNNELQWSYVFGDGETGSFLSTSNVYYRLNTKESDTAQLAEFFIAPGETYQYTMVSGKTTADYSNSSLYKTDARLLINTPQIQAASSNAEGIVSVNKWSSDSIRLDNQIVPLTMNESMSLTIKKDPSNGNITLNIAKPENQTVGYLEVTLETRGKGILTNSNQKALADSSFGSNIFLKFDASEMGPEPVVLKIEGKAAEAITGDEIVLVRGEDGRIEKPAELSGSIRWEVKIPKPDGSYVRNAGSSKIKRELLEGETDGTRKAGDADGSHIASVKKLSGEDALLMANEKGIATVLATDENGKQKKWNVTVLYEDPANLPQTEPEDYETIRKRWKDSLIGNDLTELDGGRVILDDIQAQAKSAWEAYAYKGQDSCAGIPWLKDEGAEGNPEILYENDAVEFRPAFKKVLAMAKAYAAKGNPYYQNDELIKDIKQIMNYLCSQCYSPKTQTDNWWTWEIGVPKDLIPILVLIYDQLTEEEINLYTEGLYFFQPDPYHEGIIGTGSTHAQGYRTAQGANIIDCSRTALGLGIIREDNELVYMAQKASSETFIIQSLKDSTKIADQGYTSGFYADGSYLDHSHVPYLGSYGIEFLKGGAGMPPLFAGTPWEYPREVQENLEFYLKEGFLNGMYDGMMLDSLKGRSVSRPAGSNRGAGREAMVLMIQLMDSVSPEVQEELKSSLKAWMEIDPGFIKTLSGAEYISIKEKALEIQGDDSITTSIAPIHKNLPLMDRAIHRTDKFLMALSMYSERIQNTEIMNHENRFGWHQGSGMTYLYNQDTMQYTENFWNTVNPLRLAGTTLVSKNIGNGQPDSSGFAQGGDFRSRESWVGGSSIENDGINGMSLTGEVRVKEGEGSPSVTYSPNLSAKKSWFMLGEQIVCLGAGISNSGEEYPVESIIENRRLRQDGDNPLIINGEPKDLMTESASLKDIVEGKVDVSGTTLSDVSWAHLKGNTAGSDIGYYFPVGSQTISVRKARNAGDWSMVGTSNGKAEENYLEMWFDHGKNPENATYEYVLLPGKTAEETEQYSREPQITVLSNTSQIQAVYDRSENILGANIWTDTAAKIGDFSVKGAASFMAKEDDNGNLTVSASDPTMKNTGTIVIEINKPVTDILSSDENVKAELTEYGAKLTIQAKGTNGSNSYATMQLAASLSPQAVTLSPGQSISFAVNDYTNDAGNVTWKVTGDKPLESGTGIDEEGGLDIDDFEESSRLNVTAELENGIKLQAFVSLGGKVGPELPKNIQKVQSLIEDAVKEAISNDDYSDYKVQKSIRSAVNALTAVSNEELATYLMDQLITLEELYKAAMAAKDCMIDSRVDSTETEMTGIQIAGAALSIPIKITGSSATPSSAVRATASNASKASPSSAFRIFEDEEDDQEIRTAVLSVTDGNVSETEEEFRKSFGLQLQLEDKYGNRKPISLNAPVKVWMDIPEQEKSNRSIAATFKGSGGETRQLPVYWDHKTDKISFVITDNGTVTLIIDSTTGGEEHFQVSIDDNLEGGSITANLTEGKKGTKVIVKTVPDIGYRLKRLSVNGKTVSLDKNGKYEFLLLQNTYITGEFRKTNLDGEGSQDKDRNYESRPASSVWKMVNGKWYYFNDKGNMATGWLLADGKWYWLSSDGAMHTGWVFDQMDGSWYYLDSSGTMAEGWNCIDGKWYYLTTQAEGSSGWALNQEKWEYKKPEGYSRPRGSLYMNGVTPDGWMVDSNGVWNQ; this is translated from the coding sequence GTGAAGCAAAAGATTAGGAACAAGTGGAAGCGGGTGACAAGCATGTGTCTGGCAATACAGATGATCATGACAGTTCCATCTGCCGGACAGACGTTACCGGTAATAACCGGATCAGAATTATTAAACACACGGCATTATGCAGCGTCCATTAATCCTACAGTGGGAGGGGGAAGTCTGTCACTATCAAAAAGCAATGATACGACTTTGGCATGGAACACCATGAATGAAGAATTAATACCTGGAACAACCATGTTCTGGGAAGGGGGGAACCAATTTCGAGGGGCTGAAATCACAACAGAGCTGTCAATGAAGTCACTCTCGGAAACTTACGGTGTACAAGGAGTAAAGCTGGGGAATGAGGTTCATGGCGTTAAATCATGGTTTTTATTCGGCGGCGAAATCCTTTGTGCCGGAGCAGGCCTTATGGCGCAAACAGGAAGCAGCGGGCAGCTCATAACCGTTGTAGATAATATTCCGGTTACAAAAGATACAAAGCTGGCATTAACAAATCCCAACAACGGATACCGAAATGTACTGGCAGCAAGCACAAACCAGTGGAGTTCCCTCGTTAATACACCAACGAAAGGGGTCCATACCCAGAGAAACTGGCTCAGCGCATCTGACTTGAACAATAATGAACTGCAATGGTCCTATGTGTTTGGAGACGGGGAGACCGGATCGTTCCTGTCTACTTCAAACGTATACTATCGGCTGAACACGAAAGAGTCTGATACGGCTCAGTTAGCCGAGTTTTTTATAGCTCCCGGAGAAACCTACCAGTATACCATGGTCTCAGGGAAAACAACCGCTGATTATTCAAATTCAAGCCTCTACAAAACCGATGCAAGGCTTCTGATAAATACTCCGCAGATACAGGCTGCTTCCAGCAACGCAGAAGGGATTGTATCTGTAAACAAGTGGTCTTCCGACAGCATCAGACTGGATAATCAGATAGTGCCATTGACAATGAATGAGAGCATGTCACTTACCATAAAAAAAGATCCTTCTAATGGTAATATAACGCTGAATATAGCAAAGCCCGAGAATCAAACCGTTGGTTATCTGGAGGTAACACTGGAAACCAGGGGAAAAGGCATACTAACAAATTCGAACCAAAAGGCATTGGCAGATTCCTCTTTTGGATCTAACATTTTTCTTAAATTCGATGCTTCCGAAATGGGTCCTGAGCCAGTGGTTCTGAAGATTGAAGGAAAGGCAGCTGAAGCAATAACAGGAGATGAGATTGTTTTGGTAAGAGGAGAAGACGGACGGATTGAAAAACCGGCTGAATTATCCGGCAGCATTCGTTGGGAAGTTAAAATACCAAAGCCCGACGGGAGTTATGTGCGCAATGCGGGAAGTAGTAAGATTAAGAGAGAATTGCTGGAAGGAGAAACAGATGGAACCAGAAAAGCCGGAGATGCTGATGGAAGCCACATCGCTTCTGTTAAAAAGCTTTCCGGTGAAGACGCACTGCTGATGGCAAATGAAAAAGGAATTGCCACAGTACTGGCCACTGATGAAAACGGAAAACAAAAAAAGTGGAACGTAACAGTCCTATATGAAGATCCTGCAAATCTACCACAGACAGAACCGGAAGATTACGAGACAATCCGTAAACGGTGGAAAGATTCTCTCATCGGTAATGATCTGACTGAACTTGATGGAGGCAGAGTGATCCTTGACGACATTCAGGCGCAGGCAAAATCTGCATGGGAAGCGTATGCCTATAAAGGACAGGATTCCTGTGCCGGAATCCCCTGGCTAAAGGATGAAGGAGCTGAGGGTAACCCGGAGATTCTCTATGAGAATGATGCGGTAGAGTTTCGTCCGGCTTTTAAAAAGGTGCTGGCAATGGCAAAGGCATATGCAGCAAAGGGAAACCCCTATTACCAAAATGATGAGCTGATAAAGGACATAAAACAGATCATGAACTATCTGTGTTCCCAGTGTTACTCACCAAAGACCCAGACAGATAACTGGTGGACGTGGGAAATCGGCGTTCCCAAAGATCTTATTCCTATACTGGTCCTTATATATGACCAGCTGACGGAGGAAGAAATCAACCTTTATACCGAGGGGCTATATTTCTTTCAGCCGGATCCTTATCATGAAGGCATCATTGGAACCGGAAGCACCCATGCTCAGGGATACCGGACGGCCCAGGGAGCCAATATCATTGACTGTTCCAGGACCGCCTTAGGACTGGGAATTATCAGAGAAGATAATGAGCTTGTTTATATGGCTCAAAAAGCTTCTTCAGAGACTTTTATAATCCAGAGCTTAAAAGACAGCACCAAAATTGCGGATCAGGGTTATACCAGCGGTTTCTATGCAGATGGTTCTTATCTTGACCATTCCCATGTGCCATATTTAGGGTCCTACGGAATAGAGTTTCTGAAAGGCGGGGCAGGAATGCCGCCTCTATTTGCCGGAACACCTTGGGAATATCCAAGAGAAGTGCAGGAAAACCTGGAATTCTATTTGAAAGAAGGTTTTTTGAATGGGATGTACGATGGTATGATGCTGGATTCTCTGAAAGGACGTTCTGTATCAAGACCTGCTGGCAGTAACCGTGGTGCAGGAAGAGAAGCTATGGTTCTAATGATCCAGCTAATGGATTCCGTATCCCCTGAAGTACAGGAAGAATTAAAAAGTTCATTAAAAGCCTGGATGGAGATTGATCCCGGATTTATTAAAACCTTAAGCGGAGCAGAGTATATATCGATAAAGGAAAAAGCCCTGGAAATTCAGGGAGATGATTCTATCACCACCTCCATTGCTCCGATACATAAAAATCTGCCTCTCATGGACCGGGCGATTCACCGTACAGATAAGTTCCTGATGGCTCTGTCCATGTATTCAGAACGTATTCAGAATACGGAAATCATGAATCATGAAAACCGTTTTGGCTGGCATCAGGGAAGCGGCATGACCTACTTATACAATCAGGATACGATGCAGTATACGGAAAATTTCTGGAACACTGTTAATCCCCTCCGGTTGGCGGGAACTACCCTGGTTTCCAAGAATATCGGCAACGGTCAGCCGGACAGCTCAGGCTTTGCCCAAGGCGGTGATTTCCGCTCAAGGGAATCCTGGGTCGGAGGCAGCAGCATAGAGAATGACGGAATAAACGGAATGTCGTTAACCGGAGAAGTCCGTGTCAAAGAGGGAGAAGGTTCTCCTTCCGTGACATATTCCCCTAATCTGTCCGCTAAGAAATCCTGGTTTATGCTCGGGGAACAGATCGTATGTCTTGGAGCCGGCATATCTAATTCCGGAGAAGAATATCCGGTGGAAAGCATTATTGAAAACAGGCGTCTGAGACAGGATGGTGACAATCCTCTGATCATCAACGGAGAGCCAAAAGATCTTATGACAGAGTCCGCATCTTTAAAAGATATTGTAGAAGGAAAAGTGGATGTGTCAGGAACAACGCTTTCTGATGTTTCATGGGCCCATTTAAAAGGTAATACAGCCGGAAGCGATATCGGTTACTATTTCCCTGTCGGTTCTCAAACAATATCGGTAAGGAAAGCAAGGAATGCCGGAGACTGGTCAATGGTCGGAACATCAAATGGAAAAGCGGAAGAGAACTATCTGGAAATGTGGTTTGACCATGGGAAAAATCCTGAAAATGCCACATATGAGTATGTTCTTCTGCCAGGAAAGACTGCTGAAGAAACAGAACAGTATTCCAGGGAACCACAAATAACGGTCCTGTCAAACACTTCACAGATACAAGCTGTTTACGACAGATCCGAAAATATACTTGGAGCCAATATATGGACAGATACTGCTGCAAAAATTGGAGACTTCTCCGTTAAAGGTGCTGCTTCTTTCATGGCAAAAGAAGACGACAATGGAAATCTGACTGTCTCTGCCTCTGATCCAACGATGAAAAATACAGGTACTATTGTAATCGAAATAAATAAACCTGTGACAGATATTCTTTCATCAGACGAGAATGTTAAGGCAGAACTGACAGAATACGGTGCAAAACTTACCATTCAGGCAAAAGGAACCAACGGTTCCAATTCTTATGCAACAATGCAGCTGGCGGCTTCCCTTTCTCCGCAAGCCGTTACCCTTTCTCCTGGGCAGAGTATATCCTTTGCAGTCAATGATTACACCAATGATGCAGGGAATGTTACCTGGAAAGTCACAGGAGATAAGCCTCTGGAATCAGGTACCGGAATCGATGAAGAAGGCGGTCTTGATATTGATGATTTTGAAGAGAGCAGCCGGTTAAACGTGACTGCTGAACTTGAAAATGGGATAAAGCTTCAGGCCTTTGTATCCTTAGGCGGAAAAGTTGGACCAGAATTACCGAAAAACATTCAAAAAGTCCAGTCTCTTATTGAAGATGCGGTAAAAGAGGCCATAAGCAACGATGATTACAGCGATTACAAGGTACAAAAATCTATCAGGTCAGCAGTCAATGCCTTAACTGCCGTTTCAAATGAAGAATTGGCAACGTATTTAATGGATCAATTGATCACATTAGAAGAACTGTATAAGGCTGCCATGGCTGCAAAAGACTGTATGATAGACAGCAGAGTGGATTCCACTGAAACAGAAATGACTGGTATACAAATTGCAGGGGCTGCGTTAAGCATACCCATTAAAATTACAGGAAGCAGTGCAACTCCCTCCAGTGCGGTAAGAGCGACTGCCTCCAATGCAAGCAAGGCATCTCCCTCATCCGCTTTCCGGATCTTTGAAGATGAGGAAGATGATCAGGAAATCCGTACTGCAGTTCTGTCGGTCACAGACGGCAATGTATCCGAAACAGAAGAAGAATTCCGAAAATCCTTTGGGCTTCAGCTTCAGTTGGAGGATAAGTATGGAAATAGAAAGCCCATATCATTAAATGCTCCGGTGAAAGTATGGATGGACATTCCTGAACAGGAAAAGAGCAATCGTTCCATTGCTGCGACATTTAAGGGGTCAGGTGGAGAAACCAGACAATTGCCCGTATATTGGGATCACAAAACAGATAAAATTTCATTTGTGATAACGGATAACGGAACAGTGACCTTAATAATTGACAGTACCACAGGAGGAGAAGAACACTTTCAGGTGTCCATTGATGACAATCTGGAAGGCGGCAGCATCACTGCCAATCTCACCGAAGGAAAAAAAGGAACAAAGGTAATTGTTAAGACAGTTCCTGATATTGGATATCGTTTAAAACGTCTGTCTGTTAACGGAAAGACAGTGTCGCTGGACAAAAACGGAAAATATGAGTTCCTGCTCTTGCAGAATACCTATATTACAGGTGAATTCCGGAAAACCAATCTGGACGGAGAGGGAAGCCAGGACAAAGATAGAAACTATGAATCAAGACCAGCTAGCTCTGTCTGGAAGATGGTGAACGGAAAGTGGTACTATTTCAATGATAAGGGCAATATGGCGACAGGCTGGCTTTTAGCCGATGGAAAATGGTATTGGCTGAGCTCAGATGGAGCTATGCATACCGGCTGGGTCTTTGATCAGATGGACGGCTCCTGGTATTATCTGGATTCATCCGGAACCATGGCAGAAGGCTGGAATTGCATAGATGGGAAATGGTATTATTTGACCACACAAGCAGAGGGTTCATCCGGCTGGGCACTGAATCAGGAGAAATGGGAATATAAAAAGCCAGAAGGGTACTCACGCCCGCGTGGATCGTTATACATGAATGGTGTGACTCCAGATGGCTGGATGGTTGACAGCAATGGAGTATGGAATCAATAA
- a CDS encoding Zn-dependent hydrolase — MIQCNYERMEDKIKTFSRFGDTGKGGITRFSLSDEALAARKEFVKRMEAIGASMATDDMANIYATIAGTEDLPAIVSGSHMDSVRQGGNYDGILGVLTAMEVAETIVNDKIHHRHPITVIVWTNEEGARFEPAMMSSGVVCGKFNKEIMLASQAKDIPGYTFREALEKSGFKGKEENRLDPSKTKALVELHIEQGPVLEAEGIDIGVVEGVCGMINYEFTFTGQAGHAGTTPMKYRKDALYAAVKTIQYLHDELDQLDSKLVYTTGKISAHPNIHTIIPDEVKFTLDARHQDPEVIKQVLAVINKIPSIVEQCDVSYEEAWSRETVSFTAELVDYVEKSAEEWGYSHRRIYSGPGHDAQFAIDLVPTTMIFVPSAGGHSHCEIEYTPVENCLKGANVLLNTILHIDKEH, encoded by the coding sequence ATGATTCAGTGCAATTATGAAAGAATGGAAGATAAGATTAAAACTTTCAGCAGGTTTGGAGATACTGGAAAGGGTGGAATTACCAGATTTTCCTTATCAGATGAAGCCTTAGCCGCAAGAAAAGAATTCGTAAAGCGCATGGAGGCAATCGGTGCTTCCATGGCAACAGATGATATGGCAAATATATATGCAACCATTGCCGGTACAGAAGATTTACCTGCCATTGTCTCAGGTTCCCATATGGATTCTGTACGCCAGGGCGGGAATTATGATGGAATTCTGGGTGTCTTAACCGCAATGGAAGTGGCAGAAACCATAGTTAATGATAAAATACATCACAGACATCCGATTACGGTTATAGTATGGACAAACGAAGAAGGCGCCAGATTTGAACCGGCAATGATGTCTTCCGGTGTTGTTTGTGGAAAGTTTAACAAGGAAATTATGCTTGCTTCACAGGCAAAAGACATTCCTGGATATACCTTCAGAGAAGCTTTGGAGAAAAGTGGATTTAAAGGAAAGGAAGAGAACCGGCTGGATCCATCTAAAACAAAGGCTTTGGTGGAACTTCACATTGAACAGGGCCCGGTGCTCGAAGCAGAAGGAATAGATATTGGAGTAGTAGAAGGCGTCTGCGGAATGATCAATTACGAATTTACATTTACCGGACAGGCAGGTCACGCAGGAACAACACCTATGAAATACCGTAAGGATGCACTTTATGCGGCGGTTAAAACCATTCAATATCTCCATGATGAACTGGACCAGTTAGATAGCAAATTGGTTTATACCACGGGAAAGATTTCTGCCCATCCGAACATTCACACCATAATACCGGATGAAGTAAAATTTACCCTGGATGCGAGACATCAGGATCCGGAAGTGATCAAACAGGTACTTGCAGTCATTAATAAGATCCCAAGCATTGTGGAGCAATGCGATGTGAGTTATGAGGAAGCATGGTCACGTGAGACCGTGAGCTTTACTGCTGAACTGGTTGATTATGTGGAAAAAAGTGCAGAGGAATGGGGCTATTCCCATCGTAGAATATACAGCGGCCCAGGTCATGATGCACAGTTTGCTATAGATCTGGTTCCTACTACCATGATATTCGTGCCAAGTGCAGGAGGGCATAGCCATTGTGAGATCGAATATACTCCGGTAGAAAACTGTTTAAAAGGTGCGAATGTACTTTTAAATACAATTCTGCATATCGATAAAGAGCATTAA